A region from the Acanthopagrus latus isolate v.2019 chromosome 8, fAcaLat1.1, whole genome shotgun sequence genome encodes:
- the LOC119023752 gene encoding serine/threonine-protein kinase WNK1-like isoform X2, whose translation MSEKPDDKMVKFLAPPQKSGNGPSSGSDSMVSDCRPTEVRRRHHTMERDRCNPEHRFLRRSVISDSNATALALPLPSKIPIPAPQRVQPREVAPQRQQAAVGAHLPRAEPSLAKHEEPAQRRGSEDEEGRDIEIAKVDVVPSEQEPVSVQDICDGEVVVAAHSAPCLGTELPSQTEPESTTEVKVNHEEEGEEEDKDSAKARAEAEQREAEKKVQEDIEEAETKAVGTSPDGRFLKFDIEIGRGSFKTVYKGLDTETTVEVAWCELQDRKLSKTERQRFKEEAGMLKGLQHPNIVRFYDSWEGPSKGRKCIVLVTELMTSGTLKTYLKRFKVMKIKVLRSWCRQILKGLHFLHTRAPPIIHRDLKCDNIFITGPTGSVKIGDLGLATLKRASFAKSVIGTPEFMAPEMYEEKYDESVDVYAFGMCMLEMATSEYPYSECQNAAQIYRRVTSGVKPGSFDKVAIPEVKEIIEGCIRQNKDERYSIKDLLNHAFFQEDTGVRVELAEEDDGEMVAIKLWLRIEDVKKLKGKYKDNEAIEFSFDLNKDVPEDVAQEMVESGYVCDGDHKTIAKAIKDRVSLISRKRAQRQQVREDQEKRRIEEEQQSLLLQAQQQGQQPGTEMPQSQPVRQPASYVPSQPTQHSTQISAQTPSQQSLQSSNYSTSQSVQLTGMPQGVPFVPHSTGQLPGSVQGQSVAPIQPESEEPETDQHQQIQHGGGAVHMGDRPPASSIHPETQPPQSGISYSSPSGQHVQPQVSCPQTQNDQTQQQQQLSVIQPQMQGVQPEVVPVAPGSQPVPGAPPQIPTQQVMIPPSSQSSSPQQQQQPESSSTLQISSLPQTQQLQSCASDPSPPIMSPPVNAEHLYFLYQASCLSVLQAPVSVPQSAPVEQPAGSTALVPPSVESCLSDAASGLSDGNDGSSTSGGRHEGRSLKRHQRRSVRSRSRHEKTARAKLNVLSISNVGDRVAECQLETHNRKMVTFKFDLDGDNPEEIAQIMVQSEFILESERESFIEQIREVIEMADEKGEGMKEGFPQISDHPQQPELSVPMMPGISPSTAAQVVHSAGRRFIVSPVPESRLREQFFGAPSANTSFGDESAPGPMTLGLSLSAPTGMLQQAFSKMREARIERSNTLDPPAVEQEPGPVQSSEAGIGPNSNLAPPEVSTTGTSFPAVPLSSTATSSPPASTGRVSPPPISAQSQTTAPVTSDQSPAPQSSHDAGPSQHPPAAVIPPSSSTISPPSVQTSVPAVTGPQSSVAIVTPSSTGTVPATEQQPFNSAVSSSQPMSSSIHATQHNTSQPVTISSQPPPPASLPSQSQVQPQPVESEGADLQTKTAGRDDIQALDKKLRSLFKDQSTTSSSSMDPSQNTGTSSPPAGTASPPPGAAMVPPSNLPLSSGVQGVLGPTTTPGQGITPAGHAQTPPTKPRAQTLPTGFDQAATPPSDLVPPFPGPNQSQQPLGNLDAELRRALSPETVQGGNRVQPPAAGFTLGRFQVSVASDGTSSSIPGPASIVSSSSMTPSSSSTSSSSSSSSSSSSSSPSSPENTLHRSSNLAKGVCEFDALPAGPASQSTTIGRFQVSTSTNATSGPTTGSKVGRFSVTVTPAPAAGPSPSPGSGIQNGPSSSNSEPHNTHTHYSSDNDDDSEAEDEALQKEISRLREKHMLEIQALQSRQKEEIEGLFTRMGKPPPPSVCSPAVAMAGGRRRRKSHRSARSSGQPSPVHSGSPASAQSVHGSESSPKQSPPSATETSQAANRSSIQQLRSSPSMPSLSSCSTGSSVTGSINGSGNCQNHSASLNQATGPTPPASHTQKGKGTFTDDLHQLVDNWARDAISLSQCKRGPKTGTQAAVGHDIIPPTNMGRKFSAPGYLCPSLPTPSSATSTTSTHLPNPANPSVPLGPRKGSLGPVAPGFGYTSAPYSAPQWAGPTGTCQVGIQYQPPTTASVSMHQGYHLGTTQAPQTSVNPGGSNLRPT comes from the exons ATGTCGGAAAAGCCAGACGACAAAATGGTGAAGTTCCTGGCTCCCCCTCAGAAGAGTGGAAATGGCCCCAGTTCTGGTTCAGATTCGATGGTGAGTGACTGTCGGCCAACCGAAGTGAGACGCCGGCATCACACAATGGAGCGTGATCGCTGTAACCCCGAACACCGCTTCCTACGCCGCAGTGTCATCAGTGATTCAAATGCTACGGCATTGGCCCTCCCTTTACCCAGCAAAATCCCGATCCCTGCACCTCAACGGGTTCAGCCACGTGAAGTGGCACCCCAGCGGCAACAGGCTGCCGTGGGTGCCCATTTGCCAAGGGCTGAACCAAGTTTAGCTAAACATGAGGAGCCTGCTCAAAGACGAGGTAGTGAAGACGAAGAAGGAAGAGATATAGAAATAGCCAAGGTGGATGTAGTGCCTTCAGAGCAAGAGCCTGTCAGCGTACAAGATATCTGTGATGGAGAGGTGGTGGTAGCAGCCCACTCCGCACCATGTTTAGGAACAGAATTGCCAAGTCAAACAGAACCTGAAAGCACCACCGAGGTTAAGGTGAATCatgaagaagagggggaggaagaagatAAGGACTCTGCCAAGGCACGggcagaagcagagcagagagaagcgGAGAAAAAAGTGCAGGAGGACATCGAAGAGGCAGAGACCAAAGCAGTGGGAACATCACCGGATGGGCGTTTCCTGAAGTTCGATATAGAAATTGGACGTGGCTCCTTCAAGACTGTCTACAAAGGCTTGGACACTGAGACCACAGTGGAGGTGGCTTGGTGCGAGCTGCAG GATCGTAAGCTGTCAAAGACGGAGAGGCAGCGCTTTAAGGAGGAAGCAGGGATGTTAAAAGGACTACAGCATCCCAACATTGTCCGCTTTTATGACTCCTGGGAGGGACCATCCAAAGGCAGGAAGTGCATTGTACTGGTCACTGAACTCATGACTTCTGGCACACTCAAAAC ATATCTGAAGCGGTTCAAGGTGATGAAAATTAAAGTACTGCGGAGCTGGTGTAGACAGATCCTCAAGGGACTCCACTTCCTTCATACTCGGGCTCCCCCCATCATCCACAGGGACCTTAAGTGCgacaacattttcatcactgGCCCAACTGGATCTGTCAAGATCGGAGACTTGGGGCTGGCCACACTGAAGCGTGCGTCATTTGCCAAGAGTGTTATAG GTACCCCTGAGTTCATGGCGCCTGAGATGTATGAGGAGAAGTACGACGAGTCAGTGGATGTGTATGCCTTTGGAATGTGCATGCTGGAGATGGCCACCTCAGAGTACCCTTACTCAGAGTGCCAGAATGCTGCACAGATCTACCGCAGAGTTACCAGC gGGGTGAAGCCGGGCAGCTTCGACAAGGTGGCCATTCCAGAAGTGAAGGAGATCATCGAGGGATGTATTCGCCAGAACAAGGACGAGAG GTACTCAATCAAGGACCTTCTGAACCATGCCTTCTTCCAGGAGGACACAGGGGTGCGAGTGGAGTTGGCAGAAGAAGATGATGGAGAAATGGTGGCTATTAAGCTGTGGCTGAGAATTGAGGATGTGAAGAAACTCAAGGGGAAATACAAAGACAACGAAGCTATTGAGTTTTCGTTTGACCTCAACAAAGACGTCCCAGAGGATGTGGCTCAGGAGATG GTTGAGTCTGGTTATGTGTGTGACGGCGACCACAAGACCATTGCAAAGGCCATAAAGGACAGGGTGTCTCTAATTAGTCGTAAGAGAGCACAGCGACAACAG GTCCGAGAAGAtcaggagaagaggaggatagaagaagaacagcagaGTCTACTACTGCAAGCACAGCAACAAGGCCAACAGCCGGGCACAGAGATGCCTCAGTCCCAGCCTGTGCGACAGCCAGCTTCTTACGTCCCTTCACAACCAAcccaacacagcacacagattTCTGCCCAAACTCCATCTCAGCAGAGCCTTCAGAGCTCCAACTACAGCACTTCTCAATCAGTGCAACTGACTGGCATGCCACAGGGGGTCCCGTTTGTCCCCCACTCAACTGGACAACTCCCAGGGTCAGTTCAGGGTCAGAGTGTGGCCCCCATCCAGCCAGAGTCAGAGGAGCCTGAGACTGACCAACACCAACAAATACAGCATGGTGGAGGGG CTGTTCACATGGGAGACAGACCACCTgcttcctccatccatcctgaAACCCAACCTCCTCAGTCTGGAATATCATACAGCTCCCCTTCGGGTCAGCATGTGCAGCCCCAGGTGTCATGCCCGCAGACACAAAATGATcaaacgcagcagcagcagcagttgtcgGTG ATTCAACCTCAGATGCAAGGTGTTCAGCCTGAAGTTGTTCCTGTTGCACCAGGCAGCCAGCCTGTTCCAGGGGCACCTCCACAG ATTCCCACCCAGCAAGTGATGATACCCCCATCTTCTCAGTCGTCCTCCccccaacagcagcaacagccagAGAGTAGCAGTACTCTACAGATCTCCAGTCTACCACAGACACAACAGCTACAG TCTTGCGCCAGTGATCCAAGTCCTCCTATCATGTCTCCTCCAGTCAACGCAGAGCATCTATACTTCCTCTATCAGGCCTCATGCCTCTCTGTACTGCAG gccCCTGTGAGTGTTCCTCAGTCAGCACCAGTGGAGCAGCCTGCAGGATCCACTGCTCTGGTGCCACCATCTGTAGAAAG ctgtctgtcagaTGCAGCTTCAGGTCTTAGTGACGGCAATGATGGAAGCTCCACATCAGGAGGTCGCCATGAGGGACGCTCACTGAAGCGCCACCAGCGGCGATCTGTACGCAGCCGCTCCCGTCACGAAAAGACTGCAAGGGCCAAGCTAAATGTTCTCAGC ATCTCTAATGTGGGAGACAGAGTAGCAGAGTGTCAactggaaacacacaacaggAAGATGGTGACATTCAAGTTTGACCTTGATGGAGACAATCCGGAGGAGATTGCACAGATCATG GTACAGAGTGAGTTCATCTTGGAGAGTGAGCGAGAGTCCTTCATCGAGCAGATCCGTGAAGTCATAGAAATGGCCGACGAGAAAGGAGAGGGCATGAAGGAAGGTTTTCCGCAG ATAAGTGATCACCCGCAACAGCCCGAGCTGTCTGTTCCCATGATGCCAG GTATTTCCCCCAGCACTGCAGCCCAGGTGGTGCATTCAGCAGGACGAAGGTTCATCGTCAGCCCAGTGCCAGAGTCCCGTCTCAGAGAGCAGTTCTTTGGCGCTCCGTCTGCTAATACCTCCTTTGGAGATGAATCTGCACCAG GTCCTATGACATTGGGTCTTTCTCTATCTGCTCCAACTGGGATGCTCCAGCAGGCCTTCAGTAAAATGAGGGAGGCTCGTATAGAGAGAAGCAATACTCTTGATCCCCCTGCTGTGGAGCAAGAACCAGGCCCTGTCCAGTCCAGTGAAGCTGGAATTGGCCCAAACTCAAACCTGGCTCCTCCAGAGGTTTCTACCACAGGCACTTCTTTTCCTGCTGTACCTCTCTCATCCACTGCAACATCTTCACCACCTGCCTCAACTGGGAGAGTTTCCCCTCCACCCATCTCTGCTCAGTCCCAAACTACAGCTCCTGTCACCAGTGATCAAAGTCCAGCACCTCAGTCTTCACACGATGCAGGCCCCTCTCAGCATCCACCAGCTGCTGTCATTCCTCCCTCATCTTCCACCAtctctcctccatcagtccAGACCTCCGTCCCGGCCGTGACAGGGCCTCAGTCTTCTGTTGCTATTGTCACACCCAGTAGTACCGGTACTGTCCCTGCTACAGAGCAGCAGCCTTTTAATAGCGCTGTTTCGTCCTCTCAGCCTATGAGTTCGTCCATTCatgcaacacagcacaacacctCCCAGCCTGTCACCATTTCCTctcagccccctcctcctgcctcactACCCAGTCAGAGCCAGGTCCAGCCACAGCCAGTGGAGTCAGAAGGAGCTGACCTCCAGACCAAGACAGCTGGTAGGGATGATATCCAAGCTCTAGATAAGAAGCTACGCTCCCTCTTTAAAGACCAGAGCACCACCTCGTCCTCATCAATGGATCCCAGTCAGAACACAGGCACCTCTTCTCCTCCGGCTGGGACTGCTTCCCCTCCACCAGGAGCCGCCATGGTGCCTCCATCAAACCTTCCCCTCAGCTCTGGGGTGCAGGGTGTCCTGGGCCCCACAACCACCCCAGGACAGGGTATTACCCCTGCAGGACATGCACAGACACCTCCAACTAAACCAAGGGCACAG ACGTTACCGACTGGTTTTGATCAAGCTGCTACTCCTCCCTCTGACCTTGTTCCCCCATTTCCTGGACCAAATCAG TCACAACAGCCCCTGGGTAATTTGGATGCCGAGTTGAGGAGAGCTCTGAGTCCAGAGACTGTTCAGGGTGGTAACAGAGTtcagcctccagcagctggtttCACTCTTGGACGTTTTCAA gTATCTGTTGCCAGTGATGGCACGTCCAGCAGCATTCCAGGTCCAGCCAGCATTGTTTCCTCTTCGTCTATGACACCGtcctcttcctctacctcctcctcttcctcctcttcttcctcgtcctcctcgtcctccccctcAAGTCCAGAAAATACCCTCCACCGGTCATCCAATCTGGCCAAAGGAGTTTGTGAATTTGACGCTCTCCCAGCTGGTCCGGCCAGTCAGTCCACCACTATCGGCCGCTTCCAAGTGTCCACGAGCACTAACGCCACATCTGGGCCAACCACTGGTTCTAAAGTGGGACGTTTCTCCGTCACGG TGAccccagctccagcagcaggccCAAGTCCTTCACCTGGCTCTGGTATCCAGAACGGGCCCTCATCCTCAAACTCTGAGcctcataacacacacactcattacagTAGTGACAATGACGATGACTCTGAGGCTGAGGATGAGGCCTTGCAGAAAGAAATCAGTCGTCTCAGAGAAAA ACACATGCTGGAGATCCAGGCCTTGCAGTCCCGTCAGAAGGAGGAGATAGAGGGTCTGTTCACACGGATGGGAAAAcccccacctccctctgttTGCTCCCCTGCTGTGGCGATGGCTGGAGGTCGACGCAGGCGCAAAAGCCACAGATCTGCTCGCAGTAGTGGACAGCCCAGCCCTGTACACTCAG GATCTCCAGCCTCGGCTCAGAGTGTTCATGGTTCAGAATCCTCTCCAAAGCAAAGTCCACCCTCAGCAACAGAGACATCACAAGCAGCCAACAGATCATCCATACAGCAGCTCAGATCCTCTCCATCCATGCCCAGCCTTAGTAGTTGCTCTACAG GATCGAGTGTGACCGGCTCTATAAATGGTTCAGGCAACTGCCAGAATCACTCTGCCTCCCTGAATCAGGCTACTGGACCTACTCCTCCTGCCTCTCACACCCAGAAGGGCAAGGGCACCTTCACTGATGACCTGCACCAACTGGTAGATAACTGGGCCAGAGATGCCATCAGCCTCTCCCAGTGCAAGAGAGGGCCTAAAACTGGAACACAGGCAGCAGTGGGACATGAT ATCATTCCTCCAACCAACATGGGCCGTAAATTCTCAGCTCCAGGGTATCTCTGCCCATCACTTCCCACGCCCTCCAGCGCCACGTCCACCACCTCCACGCACCTCCCCAACCCAGCCAACCCGTCTGTCCCTTTGGGGCCTCGCAAAGGCTCTCTGGGTCCAGTCGCCCCGGGGTTTGGATACACCTCAGCCCCGTACAGCGCTCCTCAGTGGGCAGGACCCACAGGCACATGCCAGGTCGGCATACAGTACCAGCCGCCTACAACAGCCTCAGTTTCAATGCACCAAGGCTACCACCTGGGGACCACACAAGCCCCCCAGACATCAGTGAACCCCGGAGGGTCCAACCTGAGGCCTACGTAG